Proteins from a single region of Streptomyces sp. HUAS 15-9:
- a CDS encoding acyl-CoA dehydrogenase family protein, translating to MSVFEMSDRAKKYQADLLEFMDSHVYPAEAVYHEQMRASGDPHFHPPVIEDLKAEARERGLWNLFHPHPEWGPGLTNLEYAPLAEIMGRSHIASEACNCNAPDTGNIEVLTLFGSDEHKEKYLKPLLDGTMASAFAMTEPRVASSDATNIELRMERDGDEYVLNGRKWFASNALHRNCKVLIVMGKTDPTAAPHRQQSMMVVPIDAPGITVMRGLPVFGYQDREGHAEIDFTDVRVPAKDVLKGEGEGFAISQARLGPGRIHHCMRAIGAAERALELMCRRAQSRVTFGRPVAERSNIQDWIAEARIDIEMIRLLTLKAAYLMDTVGNKEARTEIAAIKVAAPNIALKIIDRAIQVHGAAGVTEDFPLAMMYAHLRTLRLADGPDEVHKRAIARQELRQYRDAATATAAVS from the coding sequence ATGTCCGTGTTTGAGATGTCGGACCGCGCCAAGAAGTACCAGGCGGATCTGCTGGAGTTCATGGATTCGCATGTCTACCCAGCTGAGGCGGTGTACCACGAGCAGATGCGCGCGTCGGGTGACCCGCACTTCCACCCGCCGGTCATCGAGGACCTCAAGGCGGAGGCACGGGAGCGCGGACTGTGGAACCTCTTCCACCCGCATCCCGAGTGGGGCCCGGGGCTGACGAACCTCGAGTACGCGCCGTTGGCGGAGATCATGGGGCGCAGCCACATCGCGTCCGAGGCGTGCAACTGCAATGCTCCCGACACCGGCAACATCGAGGTGCTCACGCTGTTCGGCAGTGACGAGCACAAGGAGAAGTACCTCAAGCCCCTGCTCGACGGAACCATGGCCTCGGCCTTCGCGATGACCGAGCCACGTGTCGCCAGCTCCGACGCCACCAACATCGAGTTGCGGATGGAGCGCGACGGCGACGAATACGTGCTCAACGGCCGCAAATGGTTCGCGTCCAACGCCCTGCACCGCAACTGCAAGGTGCTCATCGTCATGGGGAAGACGGACCCCACCGCTGCTCCGCACCGGCAGCAGTCGATGATGGTGGTCCCGATCGACGCCCCCGGGATCACGGTGATGCGCGGCCTGCCGGTGTTCGGCTACCAGGACCGTGAGGGGCACGCCGAAATCGACTTCACCGACGTACGGGTGCCGGCAAAGGACGTTCTCAAGGGCGAGGGAGAGGGGTTCGCGATCAGCCAGGCTCGGCTCGGGCCCGGTCGTATCCACCACTGCATGCGGGCCATCGGCGCGGCCGAGCGGGCGCTGGAGCTGATGTGCCGGCGCGCGCAGTCGCGGGTGACGTTCGGTCGTCCGGTTGCCGAACGGTCCAACATCCAGGATTGGATCGCGGAAGCGCGGATCGACATCGAGATGATCCGCCTGCTCACGCTCAAGGCCGCGTATCTGATGGACACGGTCGGGAACAAGGAAGCGCGCACCGAGATCGCGGCCATCAAGGTGGCCGCTCCGAACATCGCGTTGAAGATCATCGACCGCGCGATCCAGGTGCACGGAGCGGCGGGAGTGACCGAGGACTTCCCGTTGGCGATGATGTACGCGCACCTGCGGACGCTGCGGCTGGCGGACGGCCCTGACGAGGTCCACAAGCGGGCCATCGCCCGACAGGAACTGCGGCAGTACCGCGACGCGGCGACGGCGACGGCGGCGGTGAGCTGA
- a CDS encoding SDR family oxidoreductase translates to MAGLDLTGRTAVVTGASRGIGLAIAQAIAAAGANVVLTSRYQEAADAAAAQVGGTAVGVGAHAVDEEAARHCVDLTLERFGSLDILVNNAGTNPAFGPVIDQDHGRFAKTFDVNLWAPVLWTGLATRAWMGEHGGVVVNTASVGGMASEANIGLYNASKAALIHLTKQLALELSPKVRVNAVAPGVVRTKLAEALWKEHEQAVSASMALGRIGEPADIASAVAFLVSDAASWITGETMVIDGGQLLGDALPFRRGAGIGV, encoded by the coding sequence ATGGCGGGACTGGATCTCACGGGTCGCACCGCCGTCGTCACGGGCGCCTCGCGCGGGATCGGGCTGGCGATCGCCCAGGCCATCGCCGCCGCCGGCGCAAACGTTGTCCTCACCTCCCGGTACCAGGAGGCGGCTGACGCCGCCGCGGCCCAGGTCGGGGGCACGGCGGTCGGCGTCGGTGCGCACGCGGTCGACGAAGAAGCGGCCCGGCACTGTGTGGATCTGACGCTCGAGCGCTTCGGGAGCCTGGACATCCTCGTCAACAACGCGGGGACCAACCCGGCCTTCGGGCCGGTCATCGATCAGGACCACGGCAGGTTCGCCAAGACCTTCGACGTGAACCTGTGGGCTCCCGTCCTGTGGACGGGGCTGGCCACGCGGGCCTGGATGGGCGAGCACGGCGGTGTGGTCGTCAACACCGCGTCGGTCGGCGGCATGGCCTCCGAGGCGAACATCGGGTTGTACAACGCGTCGAAGGCCGCACTGATCCACCTCACAAAGCAACTGGCCCTGGAACTCTCGCCGAAGGTTCGCGTCAATGCGGTGGCACCGGGTGTGGTGCGCACGAAGCTGGCCGAGGCCCTGTGGAAGGAGCACGAGCAGGCCGTGTCCGCATCGATGGCGCTGGGCCGCATAGGGGAGCCTGCCGACATCGCCTCGGCGGTCGCGTTTCTCGTCTCGGACGCGGCGAGTTGGATCACCGGTGAGACGATGGTGATCGACGGCGGGCAGCTGCTCGGTGACGCGCTCCCGTTCAGGCGGGGAGCCGGCATCGGTGTCTAG
- a CDS encoding phosphotransferase family protein gives MSSADIVGIDAGAVSRWFETLGVDFAGPLTFDRIGLGQSNLTYLVRDQNGRRWVLRRPPLGLLLASAHDVAREARILTALEGTAVPTPRVLGLTDDPAVTDVPLLLMEFVDGQVVDRMSIARSLTPERRRAIGMSLPRTLAKIHAVDLEVTGLTGLASHKPYAQRQLKRWSAQWERSRTRELPALEDLTRRLVAAVPEQRELTLAHGDFHLRNVITSYDSGEVTAVLDWELSTLGDPLADMGSLLAYWPAKGENTSGDFVATALDGFPTREELVAAYLAASGRDLTALGYWHTLGLWKVAIIAEGVMRRAMDEPRNKAASGTPTAERIDALVAKAHDVADTAGI, from the coding sequence GTGTCTAGCGCGGACATCGTCGGAATCGACGCCGGAGCGGTGAGCCGCTGGTTCGAGACCCTCGGCGTCGACTTCGCCGGGCCGTTGACCTTCGACCGGATCGGGCTCGGCCAGTCGAATCTGACCTACCTGGTACGGGACCAGAACGGCCGCAGGTGGGTGCTGCGGCGCCCACCGCTGGGTCTCCTGCTGGCGTCGGCGCACGACGTGGCCCGTGAGGCGCGGATTCTGACCGCTCTGGAGGGCACCGCCGTCCCGACTCCGCGGGTGCTCGGGCTGACAGACGATCCCGCCGTGACCGACGTCCCGCTGCTGCTCATGGAGTTCGTGGACGGCCAGGTCGTCGACAGGATGTCGATCGCGCGGTCGTTGACGCCCGAGCGCCGCCGGGCGATCGGGATGTCGTTGCCGCGGACGCTGGCGAAGATACACGCGGTCGATCTCGAGGTGACCGGGCTGACCGGCCTGGCCAGCCACAAGCCGTACGCGCAACGTCAGCTCAAGCGGTGGTCGGCCCAGTGGGAGAGGTCCAGGACCCGCGAGCTGCCCGCTCTGGAGGACCTCACCCGGCGCCTCGTCGCGGCCGTCCCGGAGCAGCGCGAACTGACGCTCGCGCACGGCGACTTCCATCTGCGCAACGTCATCACCTCCTACGACAGCGGGGAGGTGACCGCGGTGCTCGACTGGGAGCTGTCGACGCTGGGGGATCCACTGGCGGACATGGGCAGCCTGCTGGCCTACTGGCCGGCCAAGGGTGAGAACACCTCGGGTGACTTCGTCGCGACCGCTCTCGACGGCTTCCCGACCCGCGAGGAACTCGTGGCTGCCTACTTGGCGGCGTCGGGACGTGACCTGACGGCGCTGGGCTACTGGCACACGCTGGGACTGTGGAAGGTCGCGATCATCGCGGAGGGCGTCATGCGGCGCGCGATGGATGAACCGCGGAACAAGGCCGCGTCCGGGACTCCGACCGCAGAGCGCATCGACGCACTGGTGGCGAAGGCCCACGACGTGGCGGACACGGCAGGTATCTGA
- a CDS encoding SDR family oxidoreductase has protein sequence MNPAALFDVSGKTVVVTGGSRGIGLMIAHGFVAAGATVIISSRKAEACEKAAAQLSALTSPGAGTCLAHPADLSTAAGLESLAERVAEVAPRLNVLVNNAGAAWGAPIGEFPDSGFDKVLNVNVKAVFSQTQRLLPQLRAAATAEDPARVINIGSIDGLVVSASDNFSYVASKAAVHMLTRKMAATLASDHITVNALAPGPFPTKMMAHVLDDRELRDAVVERVPLGRVGTPEDIASPAIFLASRAGAYLTGTVIPVDGGISGTR, from the coding sequence GTGAACCCCGCCGCACTGTTCGATGTGAGCGGAAAGACCGTGGTCGTGACCGGCGGTTCACGCGGAATCGGGCTGATGATCGCGCACGGATTTGTTGCCGCCGGGGCCACGGTGATCATCAGTTCCCGCAAGGCCGAGGCGTGCGAGAAGGCGGCAGCTCAGTTGTCCGCACTGACGTCCCCCGGCGCCGGAACCTGTCTGGCGCACCCGGCGGATCTGTCCACGGCCGCGGGCCTCGAGAGCTTGGCCGAGCGGGTCGCGGAGGTCGCCCCGCGGCTGAACGTCCTGGTCAACAATGCGGGAGCCGCCTGGGGCGCGCCGATCGGCGAGTTCCCCGACTCGGGCTTCGACAAAGTGCTGAACGTCAACGTCAAGGCTGTCTTCTCACAGACGCAACGGCTGCTGCCGCAGTTGCGGGCGGCCGCCACCGCGGAGGACCCCGCGCGAGTGATCAACATCGGGTCGATCGACGGGCTCGTCGTCTCCGCGTCCGACAACTTCTCCTACGTCGCGAGCAAGGCGGCGGTGCACATGCTGACCCGCAAGATGGCCGCCACGCTGGCGAGTGATCACATCACAGTCAACGCCCTTGCGCCTGGCCCGTTCCCGACCAAGATGATGGCGCACGTCCTGGACGACCGCGAGCTGCGGGACGCCGTGGTCGAACGGGTGCCCCTCGGCCGCGTCGGCACCCCTGAGGACATCGCGAGTCCGGCGATCTTCCTCGCCTCCCGCGCGGGCGCATACCTGACGGGCACGGTGATCCCCGTGGACGGCGGGATCTCCGGGACGCGCTGA
- a CDS encoding acyl-CoA thioesterase, with the protein MAGLPEVLALDEIGPDRFRSGPIPSEWARTFGGQIAAQSLMAAARTLDRSYSAHSLHGYFLRPGRPQEPTDHLVERIRDGGSFCTRRVTAVQAGEAIFTVTASFHRGDEGFSHQVGIPAVPAPDDIPESDRINGWGMPRPAEWRDWEMRWVPRGETSHVPGAPACQRVWIRYGRPLPDDGAVHACALTYLSDMALLGSARLPHPRTAVQGASLDHSLWFLRPFRADEWLLYDQVSPSAEHGRALTRGRLFDTGGRLVAAVAQEGLMRFDRSRPTARGDREMSLPSPASVVPDPR; encoded by the coding sequence ATGGCCGGCCTGCCAGAGGTCCTGGCCCTCGACGAGATCGGCCCGGACCGGTTCCGGTCCGGCCCGATCCCCAGCGAGTGGGCGCGGACGTTCGGTGGCCAGATCGCCGCCCAGTCGCTGATGGCCGCGGCGCGTACCCTCGACCGGTCGTACTCGGCTCACTCGCTGCACGGGTACTTCCTGCGGCCCGGCCGTCCGCAGGAGCCGACCGACCATCTGGTCGAGCGGATACGCGACGGCGGCAGCTTCTGCACCCGCCGGGTGACCGCAGTTCAGGCGGGGGAGGCGATCTTCACGGTGACGGCGTCGTTCCATCGCGGGGACGAAGGGTTCTCCCACCAGGTGGGCATTCCGGCGGTGCCGGCACCTGACGACATCCCGGAGTCCGACCGCATCAACGGCTGGGGCATGCCGCGGCCCGCGGAGTGGCGCGACTGGGAGATGCGATGGGTGCCCAGGGGCGAGACCAGTCACGTCCCGGGGGCACCGGCCTGCCAGCGGGTGTGGATCCGGTACGGACGTCCGCTGCCGGACGACGGTGCCGTCCACGCCTGCGCACTGACCTATCTCAGCGACATGGCGCTGCTGGGCTCCGCGCGGCTGCCACATCCCCGAACCGCCGTACAGGGTGCGTCGTTGGACCATTCGCTGTGGTTCCTGCGTCCCTTCCGCGCCGACGAGTGGCTGCTGTACGACCAGGTCTCCCCGTCGGCCGAGCACGGCCGGGCGCTCACCCGCGGAAGGCTGTTCGACACGGGCGGGCGTCTGGTGGCCGCCGTCGCGCAGGAGGGACTCATGCGCTTCGACCGGTCCCGGCCGACGGCGCGCGGTGACAGGGAGATGTCCCTGCCATCCCCCGCTTCAGTTGTCCCCGACCCGCGTTGA
- a CDS encoding 3-hydroxyacyl-CoA dehydrogenase NAD-binding domain-containing protein: protein MSTQYSVIGRTAILRLDNPPVNGLGHATRQGTVQGLHRALDSGDVDAVVLTGREGFFSAGADITEFGTPRTTAEPTLGDLIAALEAADKPVVAAIDGTCFGGGLELALGAHYRVATSKSRIGLPEVNLGLVPGAGGTQRLPRLVGAAVAADMISGGAPRRARELGDLPGQRLFDRVVDGDVMAAALELAAEMAAVRPLPRVRDLSVGPGDAGAVSAMRERLGRRSRGFLAPAAALALVEKAATTPFEEGLAEERKTFLELMNGDQSAALRHAFFAERAARKVPDIPPGTSARRVDTVAVIGAGTMGGGIAMNFLDAGIPVTVVESSQEALDRGLGVMRGNYQRQVAKGKLTSDGLERRMALLTPTLDYADVSDSDLVIEAAFEDMDVKRSVFTRLDEVAKPGAILASNTSTLDIDAIAAVTGRPADVLGMHFFSPANVMKLLEIVRGAKTADDVLVTAMAVGQRIGKTGVVAGVCDGFIGNRMLAKYRDAAMELLRAGATPADIDSAAENFGFAMGPFRTSDLAGNDIGWAIRKRRYAEDPDMPRDEIADALCEMGRFGQKVAAGWYDYKPGSREAIPSPDVDDLLASFHAEHGTELRSFEADEIVQRLVFALIDEGARILDEGIALRSSDIDVVYIAGYGFPRYRGGPMFYADTVGAAHVLSGLRRFHGDDGWEPPPLLMRLAGEGGTFD, encoded by the coding sequence ATGTCCACCCAGTACAGCGTCATCGGACGCACAGCGATCCTCCGCCTCGACAATCCGCCGGTCAACGGGCTCGGCCACGCGACACGGCAGGGCACGGTGCAGGGTCTGCACCGTGCCCTCGACTCCGGCGACGTCGATGCCGTCGTGCTCACCGGCCGCGAGGGATTCTTCTCCGCCGGGGCCGACATCACGGAGTTCGGGACGCCCAGGACCACCGCGGAGCCGACGCTCGGCGACCTCATCGCGGCGCTGGAGGCAGCGGACAAGCCCGTCGTGGCCGCGATCGACGGCACATGTTTCGGCGGCGGACTGGAGCTCGCACTGGGCGCCCATTACCGGGTTGCGACGTCGAAGAGCAGGATCGGGCTCCCCGAGGTGAACCTGGGACTGGTCCCCGGCGCCGGCGGCACCCAGCGGCTGCCACGTCTGGTGGGGGCCGCGGTGGCGGCGGACATGATCAGCGGCGGTGCACCGCGTAGGGCGCGGGAGCTCGGAGACCTCCCGGGACAACGGCTCTTCGACCGGGTCGTGGACGGCGACGTGATGGCGGCGGCGCTGGAACTCGCGGCCGAGATGGCCGCGGTACGGCCGCTCCCGCGGGTCCGGGACCTGAGTGTGGGTCCCGGCGACGCGGGCGCGGTGAGCGCGATGCGGGAGCGCCTGGGCCGGCGCAGCCGAGGATTCCTGGCGCCGGCGGCGGCTCTCGCTCTGGTCGAGAAAGCGGCGACCACACCGTTCGAGGAGGGGCTGGCCGAGGAGCGGAAGACGTTCCTGGAGTTGATGAACGGCGACCAGTCGGCCGCCCTACGCCATGCGTTCTTCGCCGAGCGGGCCGCCCGCAAGGTCCCCGACATCCCGCCCGGGACGTCGGCCCGGAGGGTGGACACGGTGGCGGTCATCGGTGCCGGAACGATGGGTGGCGGCATCGCGATGAACTTTCTGGACGCAGGGATTCCGGTGACCGTCGTGGAGAGCAGCCAGGAGGCGCTCGACCGGGGCCTGGGCGTCATGCGCGGCAATTACCAACGCCAGGTGGCCAAGGGGAAACTGACGTCTGACGGCCTGGAGCGGCGCATGGCGCTCCTGACGCCGACCCTGGACTATGCGGACGTGTCGGACAGCGACCTGGTCATCGAGGCGGCCTTCGAGGACATGGACGTCAAGCGTTCGGTGTTCACCCGACTCGATGAGGTGGCGAAACCCGGCGCGATTCTCGCGTCGAACACCTCGACCCTCGACATCGACGCGATCGCCGCGGTCACCGGGCGCCCCGCGGACGTCCTCGGCATGCACTTCTTCAGCCCCGCGAATGTCATGAAACTGCTGGAGATCGTGCGCGGGGCCAAGACCGCGGACGACGTGCTGGTCACAGCCATGGCGGTGGGACAGCGGATCGGCAAGACCGGCGTGGTGGCCGGGGTGTGCGACGGCTTCATCGGCAACCGGATGCTGGCCAAGTACCGGGATGCTGCGATGGAACTCCTCCGCGCGGGCGCGACACCGGCCGATATCGATTCCGCCGCGGAGAACTTCGGCTTCGCCATGGGTCCGTTCCGGACATCCGACCTGGCGGGCAACGACATCGGATGGGCGATCCGCAAGCGGCGGTACGCGGAAGACCCCGACATGCCGCGGGACGAGATCGCCGATGCCCTGTGCGAAATGGGCCGGTTCGGGCAGAAGGTCGCTGCCGGGTGGTACGACTACAAGCCCGGCAGTCGCGAGGCGATCCCGAGCCCCGACGTCGACGACCTGCTGGCTTCGTTCCACGCCGAGCATGGCACCGAGCTCCGTAGCTTCGAGGCGGACGAGATCGTGCAGCGCCTCGTCTTCGCCCTCATCGACGAGGGCGCGCGCATCCTCGACGAAGGCATAGCCCTGCGCTCCTCCGACATCGACGTGGTCTACATCGCTGGGTACGGCTTCCCGAGGTACCGCGGCGGGCCGATGTTCTACGCCGACACGGTGGGTGCCGCCCATGTCCTCTCCGGACTCAGGCGGTTCCACGGAGATGACGGTTGGGAGCCCCCGCCGTTGCTGATGCGGCTGGCCGGCGAGGGCGGGACATTCGACTGA